Proteins encoded within one genomic window of Bombina bombina isolate aBomBom1 chromosome 1, aBomBom1.pri, whole genome shotgun sequence:
- the LOC128645056 gene encoding acyl-coenzyme A thioesterase 1 has protein sequence MLRAVAFRATGLWKLYSHSRSASIAVSPQSALADEKLHIQVLGLSPRQQVTLRAVVVDDEDFLFHSCAHYEADSSGIVDLCRDASLGGDYTGVLPMGLLWSLSPAIMEKTYYRLEKKDMLKSPMIMELLVHRGHLNPKRIPGEVTAKVKIERLFAAPGVRRIRLREGAVRGSLFLPPGDGPFPGVIDMFGDDGGLVEYRSSLLASHGFASLALPYIAFEDLPPAMTELHLEYFEEAAKFLCRHPKVQGPGVGVIGSGKGADLCLSMMTFLPQVVAAVSISGCCANTAANLNYGKFTLPGLRYNMSRVHISDAGVFDVSEALDDPLDPDNSQSIIPIEKAEGHFLFIVGEDDRYWGSSAYAKAATDCLQKNGKDNFTLMSYPGTGHHIDPPCSPFCLAAFDRVLGVPILGGGEIQAHCQAQEDSWQKIQNFLNLHLK, from the exons ATGTTACGGGCAGTCGCCTTTAGGGCCACCGGCCTGTGGAAACTTTATAGTCATAGCAGATCCGCGTCTATTGCGGTCTCGCCCCAGTCTGCACTGGCAGATGAGAAGCTACACATTCAAGTCTTGGGCTTAAGTCCCAGACAGCAGGTGACTTTAAGGGCCGTGGTGGTAGATGATGAGGACTTTCTTTTTCACTCGTGTGCCCATTATGAGGCGGATAGCTCTGGCATTGTGGATCTGTGCAGGGATGCTTCATTAGGTGGGGATTACACAGGTGTGCTTCCTATGGGACTCCTCTGGAGTCTGTCCCCAGCTATCATGGAAAAAACATATTACAGGTTAGAGAAGAAAGATATGTTGAAGTCACCCATGATTATGGAGTTATTGGTTCACAGAGGACACCTAAACCCAAAGCGTATTCCTGGGGAGGTCACTGCCAAAGTAAAAATTGAGAGGTTGTTTGCTGCACCAGGAGTCAGAAGGATCAGATTAAGAGAGGGGGCAGTCAGAGGTAGTCTGTTCCTGCCACCAG GTGATGGTCCTTTCCCTGGTGTTATCGATATGTTTGGGGATGATGGTGGGTTAGTGGAATATCGTTCCAGTTTACTGGCAAGCCATGGTTTTGCTTCACTGGCCCTGCCTTATATAGCATTTGAAGATCTTCCTCCAGCAATGACCGAATTACATCTGGAATACTTTGAAGAAGCAGCAAAATTTCTTTGTCGTCATCCTAAG GTTCAAGGTCCTGGAGTTGGAGTGATTGGAAGCGGGAAGGGGGCAGATCTCTGTCTGTCAATGATGACCTTCTTACCTCAAGTGGTTGCTGCGGTTTCTATTTCTGGATGCTGTGCTAATACTGCTGCCAATCTGAATTACGGAAAATTCACTTTGCCCGGTTTGAGGTACAATATGAGCCGTGTTCATATATCTGACGCAGGTGTGTTTGATGTCTCTGAAGCTCTTGATGACCCTCTGGATCCAGATAATAGCCAAAGTATTATCCCTATAGAAAAAGCTGAAGGACATTTTCTATTCATAGTAGGAGAAGATGATCGTTACTGGGGGAGCTCTGCCTATGCCAAGGCAGCTACTgattgtttgcaaaaaaatgggAAGGACAACTTTACCCTCATGTCTTATCCAGGAACTGGACATCACATTGATCCACCATGCTCTCCATTTTGTTTGGCAGCCTTTGACAGAGTTTTGGGAGTACctatccttggaggaggtgaaataCAAGCTCATTGCCAAGCCCAGGAAGACTCCTGGCAGAAAATACAAAATTTTCTtaatttgcatttaaaataa